The genomic DNA AATCTATTCCGGCGCTTTATTGGTTCATTACAAATGAAGAATCCAttccttgttttctttttctcattaACTACAATAAATTGGATCCACATTCATACCAGACAGTTTTGAAAGAGGCTATGGATGGGTTTGAACTTGAAGCAAGACATAGTTCAGAAAATGAAGATGCAcacaattatattattttgaacttcttaCCTGCTATGCCTGGAACGGAAAATTGGTTCCATTACTCTTCTACACAAGTTTCTGACACTCTTGAGCTTCCTTCTAATTTGTTGGGTTTTGCATACTACTTGGTTCTTTCTCCAGGCATCATGGATTTTGGTGTAGGTTTTGGATGTAAATGCTACTTGGACAATAGTTCAGGTGAAAGGATCTGTATAACAAGTTTCACAGAAGGCAACTCCATCGAATCTACCTGGAATTATACTTCATTCCGCATGAAGTCAAATCATTTGGTTTTATGGTACGATCCACAAATTTGCAAGCAGATAATGGATACAGTCCAACAAACAAAAGCCATTACTGACGCGAATAGCACCATTTACAATTCAAAGCTTACATTTACATTCTTTATGAATGAAACTCTATATGACGAAGTAGAGATAAAAGAGTGTGGGTTTCGCTGGATATATCAACAAGAAACAGTTTCTTCAACAATTTCTGAATCCCATGTTGAAGAAGAGACCATGTCTTCATCAGATTTTCAATCCAATGAGCAAGAAGAAATAGTTTCTCCAACAAATTTTGAATCAGATGATCTCGAAGAAACGTTTCCTCCAAGAAACAAATTAAAGCTAGACATCGTTGGAACTCCGCCATCAAACCTACAATTAGACGAAAGACATGATTTGAGGTACATAACCTTCCTATCACTCACTTTACTGATAATTTGGGGACTAAATTCAGTTTAGAGGCTCTGTTCCATTTTATGTTACTGCAAAATATTTCTGTTTATGAACAGGTATTCTCTTGAAGAGCTCATGCATATTGGATTTCGTGTAGACCACATGAACACTTTGTTTGGTTccacagaagaagaagaaagcaacagctgaagaggagagaaaaaaaagtggaATGAATAGGCACGAGTCTTTTATTAGGTATGCACGATCAAATATGATTTCAATATAGCATGTTTGAATTCTGAAATCACATGAAACTAATTTTTAAACTAGTAAGTTGTTTGTGTGTTTGCTTTTACTTATAGCACCATCATTCACAAACTAATGCTTGGTCACAATTTCTAAAGAACGAGTCTATTA from Medicago truncatula cultivar Jemalong A17 chromosome 8, MtrunA17r5.0-ANR, whole genome shotgun sequence includes the following:
- the LOC25500476 gene encoding uncharacterized protein, translated to MNCFNLKEFSVPFASVDGLHLYLSKWNGNELPSSILHTQNIKKFAFPISDCLVDLPENFCDNIWLGSQRNPEQDPFITLDKLLSSPAFMSVKVLTFCKIPILSEFPDSISLLSSLKYLNLIHMAIKSLPETIKYLPRLECVRVYDCRLLQSIPALYWFITNEESIPCFLFLINYNKLDPHSYQTVLKEAMDGFELEARHSSENEDAHNYIILNFLPAMPGTENWFHYSSTQVSDTLELPSNLLGFAYYLVLSPGIMDFGVGFGCKCYLDNSSGERICITSFTEGNSIESTWNYTSFRMKSNHLVLWYDPQICKQIMDTVQQTKAITDANSTIYNSKLTFTFFMNETLYDEVEIKECGFRWIYQQETVSSTISESHVEEETMSSSDFQSNEQEEIVSPTNFESDDLEETFPPRNKLKLDIVGTPPSNLQLDERHDLRYSLEELMHIGFRVDHMNTLFGSTEEEESNS